The Euphorbia lathyris chromosome 2, ddEupLath1.1, whole genome shotgun sequence genome includes a window with the following:
- the LOC136218581 gene encoding zinc finger BED domain-containing protein RICESLEEPER 1-like, giving the protein MDVSNESTIKKPKRLTSVVWNHFERIRKADICYAVCVHCNKKLSGSSNSGTTHLRNHLMRCLKRSDFDTTQLLAKKRKKDTSLSLPNVNYDEGQRKDDYIKPAVIKYEHEQRKDEVYSLGSSRFDQERSQLDLARMIILHGYPLAMVEHVGFKIFVKNLQPLFEVLPNNSIELSCMEIYGREKLKVYEMINKLQGRINLSIEMWSSPENTAYLCLTAHYIDEEWKLQKKILSFVTLDSSHTEDMLSEVIIKCLMEWEIECKLFAITFDDCSIDDDIIFRIKDRISQNRPLLSNGQLFDVRSAGHVLNSIVQDAMDSLREVTQKIRGVFKHVKSSQITQGKFIEICQQLGIGSQKNLVVDSPNRWNSTYLMLETALEYRGAFSLLQEHDPGYTLPLTDAEWECTSIVTSYLKLFVEITNVFSGNKIPTANLYFPEICDVHIQLIEWCKSSDNLVSSIALKMKAMFDKYWSKCSLALAVAAILDPRFKMKLVEYYYSQIYGSTALDRIKEISDGIKELFDAYSICSTLVDQGSALPGSSLPSTSNDSRDRLKGFDKFLHETSQSQSVASDLDKYLEEPVFPRNCDFNILNWWKVHTPRYPILSMMARDVLGTPMSTVTPELAFSTGGRMLDTHRSSLNSETRQAVICARDWLRGEVEEHNPSSSALALYIEGN; this is encoded by the exons ATGGACGTGTCAAATGAGTCAACCATTAAGAAACCAAAGAGGTTAACTTCTGTTGTATGGAACCACTTTGAAAGGATTAGAAAGGCGGACATTTGTTATGCTGTATGTGTACATTGTAACAAGAAACTCAGTGGGTCAAGTAATAGTGGTACTACACATCTGAGAAATCACTTGATGCGATGCTTGAAAAGATCTGACTTCGATACAACACAACTACttgcaaagaaaagaaaaaaagacacTTCCCTTAGCCTTCCCAATGTTAATTATGATGAGGGGCAGAGAAAAGATGATTATATTAAGCCCGCGGTTATAAAATATGAACATGAACAGAGAAAAGATGAAGTTTATAGCCTTGGAAGTAGCAGGTTTGATCAAGAGCGGAGTCAGCTTGATCTTGCTCGTATGATCATATTGCATGGGTACCCCTTGGCTATGGTTGAGCATGTTGGATTCAAAATATTTGTGAAGAATCTCCAGCCTTTGTTCGAGGTTCTGCCAAATAACTCCATTGAACTGTCCTGCATGGAAATTTATGGAAGAGAGAAACTGAAAGTGTATGAGATGATAAATAAACTGCAGGGTAGAATTAATCTTTCTATTGAAATGTGGTCTTCTCCAGAAAATACTGCGTACTTGTGTCTGACAGCTCATTATATTGACGAGGAGTGGAAATTACAAAAGAAGATTTTAAGTTTTGTGACATTGGATTCTTCTCATACTGAAGATATGCTTTCAGAAGTTATTATCAAGTGTCTCATGGAGTGGGAGATCGAGTGCAAGTTGTTTGCCATAACATTTGATGATTGTTCCATTGACGATGATATAATCTTCAGGATTAAGGACCGAATCTCTCAAAACAGGCCCCTTTTGAGTAATGGTCAGTTATTTGATGTACGTTCGGCTGGACATGTTTTGAATTCGATTGTTCAAGATGCAATGGACTCCCTCCGAGAAGTGACCCAAAAGATTCGAGGAGTTTTTAAGCATGTTAAAAGTTCACAAATAACACAAGGTAAGTTCATTGAGATATGCCAGCAGCTAGGAATAGGCAGTCAGAAGAACTTAGTTGTTGACTCCCCAAATAGGTGGAACTCAACTTATCTTATGCTTGAAACAGCCTTGGAATACCGGGGTGCATTCTCTCTGTTGCAAGAGCATGACCCAGGGTATACATTACCTTTAACTGATGCAGAGTGGGAATGTACAAGTATTGTTACTAGTTATTTAAAACTCTTTGTTGAAATTACAAATGTCTTCTCAGGAAATAAAATCCCAACAGCAAATTTGTACTTCCCAGAAATTTGTGATGTTCATATCCAATTAATTGAATGGTGCAAAAGCTCGGATAATCTCGTTAGCTCCATAGCATTGAAGATGAAAGCCATGTTTGATAAGTATTGGAGCAAGTGTAGTTTGGCTTTGGCAGTTGCAGCCATCTTAGATCCCCGATTTAAGATGAAGTTGGTGGAATATTACTATTCACAGATATATGGTAGTACAGCCTTGGATCGTATCAAAGAAATTTCTGATGGCATTAAAGAACTTTTCGATGCGTACTCAATCTGTTCAACCTTGGTTGATCAAGGATCGGCTTTGCCAGGCAGCAGTTTACCTAGTACCAGTAATGACAGTAGAGATAGATTAAAGGGCTTCGACAAGTTCCTGCACGAGACTTCTCAAAGTCAAAGCGTGGCATCTGATCTTGATAAGTACTTGGAGGAGCCAGTCTTCCCCCGTAACTGTGATTTTAACATACTAAACTGGTGGAAAGTTCACACGCCAAGGTACCCTATATTGTCCATGATGGCACGTGATGTCTTAGGGACTCCAATGTCAACTGTTACACCAGAGTTAGCGTTTAGCACTGGAGGTAGGATGCTTGATACTCATCGAAGCTCGCTGAATTCAGAGACCCGACAGGCTGTGATATGTGCAAGGGATTGGTTGCGAGGAGAAGTGGAAG AACACAATCCGTCATCGTCTGCTTTAGCGCTTTACATTGAAGGGAATTAA